A single genomic interval of Bacillota bacterium harbors:
- a CDS encoding NUDIX domain-containing protein yields the protein MVKIKVRPSIILIRNRKVLLMRYRYGKADVYGIPGGGVADGEMLTDTLKRELDEELGVAINIGKLICLVETPSAGKVAHTLHCVFVGEILDGTPKINAEHTTANSVEWVDESSLENMVLYPPISDVVKEALSGTISAKYLGLRKRQWF from the coding sequence GTGGTAAAAATTAAAGTAAGGCCGTCTATTATCTTAATAAGAAATCGTAAAGTCCTCTTGATGAGATACCGCTACGGCAAGGCAGATGTCTATGGTATCCCCGGGGGCGGTGTTGCTGACGGCGAGATGCTTACCGATACGTTGAAGCGCGAACTCGACGAAGAGCTTGGCGTAGCAATCAACATTGGCAAGCTTATCTGCCTGGTTGAGACGCCGTCCGCCGGCAAGGTAGCGCACACGCTTCACTGCGTGTTTGTTGGCGAGATCTTAGATGGGACGCCGAAGATAAACGCCGAGCACACCACCGCGAATTCCGTTGAGTGGGTGGACGAGTCGTCACTTGAGAACATGGTTCTTTATCCACCGATAAGTGATGTAGTAAAAGAGGCTTTAAGCGGAACTATAAGCGCAAAATACTTAGGTTTGCGCAAAAGGCAATGGTTTTAG
- a CDS encoding NapC/NirT family cytochrome c, with the protein MTLPKSLMALLTKINDTHLVIAALCLSLVLTVILLLVSRDLLRKLGITKIYRLPVPIFALLVFLVLLFFSSVSSHPVFCQACHPMRVAAKELSASSHSSVKCTACHKKSYLTAMPIQKLEQAGMIFSYLTGNYKKPITANVDNDACLTCHKDLRRGIVTRFKVMMSHREVIDADIRCTECHELVAHQNKTGKKSISLMEKCSGCHNDREASSRCQTCHLGKVWLGMEPYRTWGIAHGDNWQKIHGSRSLYLCKSCHLEKDCQRCHSTVPHPEGWAYIHGEDAKENPGDCRVCHKQEKFCMQCHRIKMPHPQTFIVVHKWEVEVSGKNVCLSCHFEKDCQRCHDQHVHKNEVIGKKK; encoded by the coding sequence GTGACATTGCCTAAATCCTTGATGGCATTGCTGACAAAGATAAACGATACACACTTGGTTATCGCTGCCCTTTGTTTATCCCTTGTTTTAACCGTAATCCTGCTGCTTGTTTCACGGGATTTACTAAGGAAGTTAGGCATAACCAAGATATATAGATTGCCTGTTCCGATTTTTGCGCTGCTTGTTTTTTTAGTGCTGCTATTCTTTTCATCGGTATCGTCGCACCCGGTGTTCTGTCAAGCATGCCATCCTATGAGGGTTGCTGCAAAAGAACTTAGCGCCTCAAGCCACAGCAGCGTTAAATGCACAGCTTGCCACAAGAAGTCGTACCTTACGGCCATGCCTATCCAGAAACTAGAGCAGGCCGGTATGATCTTTAGTTACTTAACCGGTAACTACAAGAAGCCTATTACGGCAAACGTTGATAATGATGCGTGCCTTACCTGCCACAAAGATTTAAGGCGCGGGATTGTCACTAGATTTAAAGTCATGATGAGCCATCGCGAGGTAATTGACGCAGATATCCGCTGTACCGAGTGCCATGAACTGGTGGCACATCAAAACAAAACGGGCAAGAAGAGCATCTCTTTAATGGAAAAATGCAGCGGTTGCCACAACGACAGGGAGGCCTCGTCAAGGTGTCAGACCTGCCATTTAGGAAAAGTATGGCTTGGCATGGAGCCCTATCGGACTTGGGGCATCGCCCACGGCGATAATTGGCAAAAAATTCACGGCTCCAGAAGTCTCTATTTATGCAAGAGTTGCCACCTTGAAAAGGATTGCCAGCGGTGCCACTCAACAGTTCCGCATCCTGAGGGTTGGGCATATATCCACGGTGAGGATGCAAAGGAAAATCCGGGTGACTGCCGTGTCTGCCATAAACAAGAGAAATTTTGTATGCAGTGCCATCGCATAAAAATGCCCCACCCGCAGACATTTATTGTCGTACATAAATGGGAAGTGGAAGTTTCCGGCAAGAATGTATGCCTGTCATGTCACTTTGAAAAGGATTGCCAGCGCTGCCATGACCAGCATGTGCACAAGAACGAGGTTATAGGGAAGAAAAAGTGA
- the purE gene encoding 5-(carboxyamino)imidazole ribonucleotide mutase — protein MAKQGPLVGIIMGSDSDLPVMEKAAKVLADMGISYEMDILSAHRLPDKTAEYARTARQRGLAVIIAGAGMAAHLAGVIASHTTLPVIGVPLKSGALEGVDALYSTVQMPPGIPVATVAIDGAVNAAYLACEILSVFNPEIAKKLEEKREETRQLLAEKSRKLREEGGDLD, from the coding sequence ATGGCTAAGCAGGGGCCGCTGGTTGGGATCATAATGGGAAGCGACAGCGACCTTCCGGTTATGGAAAAAGCCGCTAAAGTATTAGCAGATATGGGTATCTCTTACGAGATGGATATCTTATCTGCCCACCGTCTGCCGGATAAAACCGCCGAGTATGCAAGGACTGCCCGGCAGCGTGGCCTTGCTGTGATTATTGCCGGCGCAGGAATGGCTGCCCACCTGGCTGGAGTCATTGCTTCTCATACCACCTTGCCCGTAATAGGGGTGCCACTAAAGTCAGGCGCTTTGGAGGGCGTCGACGCGCTTTACTCAACGGTACAGATGCCACCAGGTATTCCGGTTGCGACAGTTGCCATCGATGGAGCAGTAAACGCGGCATACCTTGCCTGCGAGATCCTATCGGTCTTTAACCCTGAGATCGCTAAAAAACTTGAGGAGAAACGAGAAGAAACACGTCAGCTCCTTGCAGAAAAATCGAGAAAGCTGCGGGAAGAGGGCGGCGATCTCGACTAA
- a CDS encoding NapC/NirT family cytochrome c: protein MRQPSFSELLQHIIAVIRQPELHMREVPILVGLGILLIFIILVLVAIIFVRPVKQTPKPVEVKELRLQIRKRLIAILVLGTAVIFLLGVFSAYSAKTDFCTSCHEMKAAYEKSTSTVHKKVRCVSCHQQPGIVAAFTGKLELVDMLASKAGLWGNVVSAQVSNEACLTCHSDVLKSVVVSRTIRMKHKEPLDAGYRCIDCHFSKGLFHVEKRQLDDFGMSRCVDCHNEKKASANCSTCHTDRGGAKQSLNRDEYPMVSLPDKISCKNCHLASSCLECHTLQLPHSEDWTKKSHALEAFTEKKLCFECHDEAICGKCHQDSPHGDDWVKGHKEAVKASPAWCSGCHKPDFCLICHTDTAGYGLQRELPAPKTSPKENAGMP from the coding sequence GTGAGGCAACCAAGCTTTAGCGAACTCCTACAGCATATAATAGCTGTAATAAGACAACCTGAGCTGCATATGAGAGAGGTTCCTATTCTTGTTGGCTTAGGTATCTTGCTGATATTTATTATCCTTGTTCTCGTAGCGATAATATTTGTTCGCCCGGTTAAGCAGACTCCTAAACCGGTTGAAGTGAAAGAGCTAAGGTTACAGATCAGGAAAAGATTAATTGCTATTTTGGTACTGGGTACAGCGGTAATTTTCTTGCTGGGCGTTTTCTCGGCTTACTCGGCAAAGACGGATTTCTGCACGAGCTGTCATGAAATGAAGGCTGCCTACGAAAAATCTACTTCTACGGTTCATAAAAAGGTAAGGTGTGTATCATGTCACCAGCAGCCAGGCATAGTCGCCGCTTTCACCGGTAAACTAGAGCTTGTCGACATGCTTGCTTCTAAGGCAGGTCTTTGGGGGAATGTGGTCTCGGCGCAAGTATCAAACGAGGCATGCTTAACCTGCCACTCGGATGTTTTAAAATCGGTTGTTGTTAGCAGAACGATAAGGATGAAGCATAAGGAGCCGCTTGATGCTGGCTACAGATGTATCGACTGCCACTTTTCCAAGGGGCTTTTTCATGTAGAGAAAAGACAGCTCGATGACTTTGGAATGAGCCGCTGTGTCGACTGCCACAATGAGAAGAAGGCTTCGGCTAATTGTAGCACATGTCATACCGATAGAGGGGGAGCTAAGCAAAGTCTTAACCGTGACGAATATCCGATGGTCAGCTTACCGGATAAGATATCGTGTAAGAATTGCCACCTGGCAAGTAGCTGCCTGGAGTGCCATACACTCCAGCTGCCTCACTCTGAGGATTGGACCAAAAAATCCCACGCACTTGAAGCTTTTACCGAAAAAAAGCTCTGCTTTGAGTGCCATGACGAGGCGATATGCGGAAAATGCCACCAGGACTCGCCTCATGGCGATGATTGGGTAAAGGGACACAAAGAAGCGGTAAAGGCATCGCCGGCATGGTGCTCCGGCTGCCACAAGCCAGATTTTTGCCTCATTTGCCATACGGATACGGCAGGATATGGGCTACAAAGAGAGCTACCAGCTCCAAAAACTTCTCCAAAAGAGAACGCCGGTATGCCTTAA
- a CDS encoding tetratricopeptide repeat protein: MARRTTDQEDNFLDNPSDDFLDRFSNNSLEKFLQKLPRIGDKTKRVLIIAASAILAILVIALATYFLPKGSTNSHTSHKAKRNLTSESEIVAAYNKGKYKDIVPGLEKLVEADGNNLKLREMLASVYLLTGDNKKAYDQYQAILKIKPDDAETLYKTGVLLEHTNREKEGITYLIRATQAAPNVVLFHIELARAYTKAKLYADAVNEWKNVLKLLPPADKTRANVLAEMAGIYIGQNDFAQAKEIIATGLAIDPDNQTLRMLETKIGGQIQTPQRRS; the protein is encoded by the coding sequence TTGGCCAGGCGTACAACCGATCAAGAAGATAATTTTTTAGACAACCCTTCAGATGACTTCCTAGATAGGTTCTCCAACAATTCTCTGGAGAAGTTTTTGCAAAAACTCCCCAGGATAGGTGATAAGACAAAAAGAGTCCTCATAATTGCAGCCTCTGCTATCCTTGCTATTTTAGTAATCGCCCTCGCCACATATTTTTTGCCCAAGGGTTCTACAAACAGCCATACAAGTCATAAGGCTAAAAGGAATTTAACAAGCGAATCAGAAATAGTCGCCGCATACAACAAGGGCAAATATAAAGATATTGTGCCCGGTTTGGAGAAGCTTGTTGAGGCCGATGGGAACAACTTAAAGCTGCGCGAGATGTTAGCCTCTGTGTATCTTCTGACCGGAGACAATAAAAAAGCTTACGACCAGTATCAGGCAATCTTAAAAATCAAGCCGGATGACGCGGAAACTCTTTACAAAACAGGTGTATTGCTTGAGCACACAAACAGAGAAAAAGAGGGCATCACTTACCTTATCCGGGCTACACAGGCGGCACCGAATGTGGTTCTTTTCCACATAGAGCTCGCACGCGCTTATACAAAGGCCAAACTATATGCCGATGCGGTCAATGAGTGGAAGAATGTGCTTAAACTGCTTCCGCCTGCCGATAAAACTAGAGCCAATGTACTAGCTGAAATGGCGGGTATCTATATAGGACAAAACGACTTTGCACAGGCTAAGGAGATTATCGCAACCGGTCTTGCTATAGACCCTGATAATCAAACCCTAAGAATGCTTGAGACAAAGATCGGTGGGCAGATCCAAACACCGCAGAGACGGAGCTGA
- a CDS encoding sensor domain-containing diguanylate cyclase: MGIFRGDSARTKANPFDYSLRPRLLLLLAVMLIPFVVFSLYQAYRSYNQLMQEKMAGNVRSALEVANNVDELVLATEDLLVAISRSHAAREQDFNEMKRWFSDIAQKYPYYKNIIFVDMDGNIRAAAHTYSKPDGQIIASVKQTAYYKRAISASGLAFGDFMYAVLSKQPVIHITYPVFGTDNKRIGFVAVAFDLSHLQDRIVTIKTAKGSEVSVFDQNGTVIARTIEPNRWVGKCYAGFTRITNAPGTITGPGPDGIIRVMSFRKTRLTPWTVAVCFEEVMVRTQALKELLKQLALFLPLFLVAVIGWLWIGRDVDGLYKAARRLSLVDQTTSLGSFRKFNQDLVKDIARARRNMQLISLLMLDIDGFRQFNEINGYQFGNRALAKISDIIKGMLRDTDFAYRYGGDEIALILTDTDELDALEFAERIQGELKRHDFKTKDGKVINLSISIGIATYPADASDAEGLIQCAREALFLAKEEAGGGVVATYTQTNRPRKVKKVG, from the coding sequence ATGGGTATATTTAGGGGTGATAGTGCCAGAACAAAAGCTAACCCATTTGATTACAGCCTGCGCCCGCGATTGCTGCTGCTTCTTGCTGTGATGCTTATTCCTTTTGTGGTTTTCTCGCTTTACCAGGCTTATAGGAGCTACAACCAGCTTATGCAGGAGAAAATGGCAGGCAATGTCCGAAGCGCATTGGAGGTGGCAAACAATGTCGACGAGCTAGTTCTGGCAACCGAGGATCTGCTGGTAGCTATATCTAGAAGCCATGCTGCAAGAGAGCAGGACTTTAATGAGATGAAGCGGTGGTTTAGCGATATAGCCCAAAAATATCCCTATTACAAAAACATCATCTTTGTCGATATGGATGGCAATATCCGCGCTGCTGCTCACACCTACTCTAAACCCGACGGGCAAATCATCGCCAGCGTAAAGCAAACAGCGTACTATAAACGTGCCATCAGCGCAAGTGGCTTGGCCTTCGGCGATTTTATGTATGCTGTGCTAAGTAAACAGCCAGTCATTCACATAACCTATCCAGTTTTTGGGACAGATAACAAAAGAATTGGGTTTGTCGCAGTCGCATTCGACCTTTCGCATTTGCAGGATAGGATAGTTACAATAAAGACCGCAAAGGGCTCGGAAGTTTCGGTGTTCGATCAAAATGGAACTGTTATCGCACGCACTATTGAGCCCAACCGTTGGGTTGGGAAATGCTATGCAGGCTTTACACGCATAACTAATGCGCCTGGCACAATTACCGGACCTGGGCCCGACGGAATTATTCGGGTGATGAGCTTCCGCAAGACCAGGCTCACCCCGTGGACTGTCGCAGTGTGCTTTGAAGAGGTGATGGTTCGCACGCAGGCCTTAAAAGAGCTGCTAAAGCAGCTTGCACTTTTCCTACCACTGTTTCTTGTCGCCGTAATTGGCTGGCTTTGGATTGGCCGAGACGTCGATGGTCTCTATAAAGCGGCTCGCAGGTTAAGTCTTGTGGATCAAACTACATCGCTTGGCAGCTTCAGAAAATTCAACCAGGATTTGGTTAAGGATATAGCAAGGGCAAGGCGTAATATGCAGCTTATTTCGCTGCTTATGCTTGATATAGACGGATTTAGGCAGTTTAATGAGATCAACGGCTATCAGTTTGGGAACCGTGCGCTTGCTAAAATATCCGACATCATCAAAGGGATGCTTCGCGACACCGACTTTGCCTACCGCTATGGGGGAGATGAGATTGCCCTGATACTTACCGATACTGATGAGCTCGATGCGCTTGAGTTTGCTGAGAGAATTCAAGGTGAGCTAAAAAGGCATGACTTTAAAACCAAAGATGGAAAAGTTATTAACCTTAGCATATCAATTGGCATTGCAACATACCCAGCCGATGCAAGCGATGCTGAAGGACTTATTCAATGCGCTCGCGAGGCTTTATTCTTAGCAAAGGAAGAAGCAGGCGGGGGTGTCGTTGCGACCTACACGCAAACTAATCGACCGCGAAAGGTAAAAAAGGTTGGCTGA
- a CDS encoding TIGR04013 family B12-binding domain/radical SAM domain-containing protein — MSIAIAFIVQNYNKYSFAALAGALESMPKTKDMPIYFLPGKDVDRLAQEVKRAATKYDTLAVCFSFATTNIVEVYKTLAKLRANLDSNQVIYIAGGPHATGDPTETLQLGFDIAVIGEAEETFPELICALSDGLDWRQIKGIAYTDHDGRFMRTGKRRPIDLNRFAPFSTKHNKLSPIEISRGCPHACRFCQTSFIFGGKMRHRKLGEILKYISLSKANGTRDFRFISPNSLAFGSNDGKTVNLAAIEELLVEASKITGKKHLFFGSFPSEVRPEAVSKDALNLITTYTATKQLVVGAQTGSQRMLDKLHREHTVEDVYRAVELILACGLDVSVDFIFGLPGETKADRESSIKMIDNLTDMGAKIHSHTFIPLPGTPLSNAKTGIVDKELSRYLSRLANKGLQFGQWHTQQRLAKEAFIFRAKSGTQSTTNPVIRNLQ, encoded by the coding sequence ATGAGCATAGCCATCGCATTTATTGTGCAGAATTATAATAAGTATAGCTTTGCTGCCTTGGCAGGTGCGCTTGAAAGCATGCCAAAAACCAAGGATATGCCGATTTATTTCCTGCCTGGCAAGGATGTGGATAGGCTCGCCCAGGAGGTCAAAAGAGCCGCCACCAAATATGATACGCTTGCAGTTTGCTTCTCGTTTGCGACAACCAACATCGTCGAGGTTTATAAAACGCTTGCCAAATTAAGAGCAAACCTGGATAGCAACCAAGTCATTTATATTGCAGGAGGTCCACATGCCACCGGAGACCCTACTGAGACGCTTCAGCTTGGCTTCGATATCGCGGTAATAGGCGAAGCCGAGGAGACCTTCCCAGAGCTCATCTGCGCGCTCTCAGACGGCTTAGATTGGCGGCAAATAAAAGGGATAGCCTACACCGACCATGACGGCAGGTTTATGAGGACCGGAAAGAGGCGCCCGATCGATTTGAACCGCTTTGCACCGTTTTCAACCAAACATAACAAGCTCTCGCCCATTGAGATAAGCCGGGGCTGCCCACATGCATGCCGGTTCTGCCAGACGTCATTCATCTTTGGCGGCAAGATGCGCCACCGTAAGCTCGGGGAAATACTCAAATACATCTCTTTGAGCAAAGCCAACGGGACACGAGATTTTAGGTTTATTTCGCCAAACTCGCTTGCCTTCGGCTCTAATGATGGCAAAACGGTAAACCTCGCTGCAATAGAGGAACTTCTAGTAGAGGCCTCTAAAATCACAGGTAAGAAACATCTCTTCTTTGGTTCTTTCCCCTCAGAGGTAAGGCCAGAGGCTGTCTCAAAGGATGCGCTAAACCTCATCACCACCTACACGGCGACTAAACAGCTTGTCGTCGGAGCACAAACGGGAAGCCAGCGCATGTTAGATAAGTTACACCGAGAGCACACGGTGGAAGACGTCTACCGTGCGGTAGAGCTTATCCTTGCCTGCGGGCTTGATGTAAGCGTAGACTTTATCTTTGGCCTGCCCGGCGAGACAAAAGCCGACCGGGAATCCTCGATTAAGATGATTGATAATCTCACAGATATGGGGGCTAAAATCCACAGCCACACGTTTATTCCGCTTCCAGGAACGCCCCTTAGCAATGCTAAGACCGGAATTGTGGACAAGGAACTTAGCCGCTACCTAAGCAGACTTGCAAACAAAGGTCTGCAATTTGGGCAATGGCATACACAGCAAAGATTAGCCAAAGAAGCATTCATATTTAGAGCTAAAAGTGGCACTCAGTCTACCACCAACCCCGTAATCCGTAACTTGCAGTAG
- a CDS encoding Ig-like domain-containing protein, translated as MQVRTALPANRITSIFSIAVKLKLIILPATFILALLLLPSTALADQIMLNGNFEKNLSGWKLTKAYQGISVGRDISGYSDSGSLRFSTAGRRGKGEAYLTKRTALLVTAGSRAKVEFAFKKNWFGITPLKQKAYVNLIKPDGTAVNIWTDEWVSNDNVWTVQSLDITQYIDQTGIYAIRTGAAAENGNMPDAQTLVWFDNVSFDVLTLDSKPHTVILNPTGIGNISGDSCSISGIAQDDLGVGSVEVAILRTYDNTWWNGSSWVKDEVWNPASIISGAGSPSATWSYPWSLPTSDGQGFQIFARATDVTGNREVMGAQDAIAVDNVCPIGNIYIENAAAYTNKKEVNVNIDITGATQMRFSPDDGKTWTNWEPFAPVKTVTLPGGDGEKIVSAQFKDDTQNTYRASDSITLDTKPPVTKHIFPSPNATKVLPGSSIGVVFYEAMDSSSFKNDGTKQGSTFYIMQSSRWIAADLSYDAKSKTAKLVPRERLDEGTNYRVYLTKGIKDIAGNSLAASYSWEFTTSGSYKATFKGSVGKSGGTLGGGNLSVSIEIPEGALSQDTEITIDELREDQEVPSTNGLIRYSPVYKFIPKDLTFSVPVMLTMKYRRDEMPDPTTLRLVFYNEQEKKWKPIGNARIDLVNNQIMAPVTNLTMVTIIAANDLVAPTTAILTPTGASDISGSSCTIYGFSNDNAGVVSVEVSIVDKSNNTYWNGGEWQSEETWVKADITKGKGSKEATWSYHWVFAQKKRGNYEIRAQATDNGGNVEASPVVIPVRVVD; from the coding sequence GTGCAGGTTAGAACCGCTTTGCCGGCCAACAGAATAACCAGTATATTTTCAATTGCAGTAAAACTAAAACTTATTATCCTACCTGCAACTTTTATCCTGGCATTACTTCTTTTACCTTCTACTGCACTTGCCGATCAAATCATGCTAAATGGTAACTTTGAAAAGAATCTCTCTGGGTGGAAGCTGACAAAGGCCTATCAAGGAATAAGTGTAGGTCGGGATATTTCTGGCTACAGCGATAGTGGTAGCCTGCGCTTTTCCACTGCAGGAAGAAGAGGCAAGGGTGAAGCTTATTTGACTAAGCGCACTGCCCTTCTAGTTACGGCAGGAAGCAGAGCTAAAGTCGAGTTTGCGTTTAAGAAAAACTGGTTCGGCATCACACCACTTAAACAAAAAGCCTATGTTAACCTTATTAAGCCAGATGGCACAGCGGTCAACATCTGGACTGACGAATGGGTATCCAACGACAATGTCTGGACAGTTCAATCGCTTGATATAACTCAATATATAGACCAAACGGGAATCTACGCGATACGTACCGGTGCGGCTGCTGAAAACGGCAACATGCCCGACGCGCAGACTCTAGTCTGGTTCGATAATGTAAGCTTTGATGTTCTTACTCTTGATAGTAAACCGCACACTGTGATCCTCAACCCAACCGGGATAGGCAATATTTCTGGCGACTCCTGCTCCATCAGCGGCATCGCTCAAGATGACCTCGGAGTTGGCTCGGTCGAGGTGGCCATTTTAAGAACTTATGATAACACCTGGTGGAACGGTAGCAGCTGGGTTAAAGATGAAGTATGGAATCCGGCATCTATAATTTCTGGTGCAGGAAGCCCGTCTGCCACCTGGAGTTATCCCTGGTCGCTTCCAACAAGTGATGGCCAGGGATTTCAAATCTTTGCTCGTGCAACCGATGTTACTGGGAACCGTGAGGTAATGGGCGCCCAGGATGCGATTGCAGTCGATAATGTTTGCCCGATCGGCAATATTTACATCGAAAATGCTGCAGCTTATACCAATAAAAAAGAGGTAAATGTCAATATCGACATAACCGGTGCAACCCAGATGCGTTTTAGTCCTGATGATGGTAAAACCTGGACCAATTGGGAGCCCTTTGCACCGGTTAAGACCGTCACCCTGCCTGGGGGTGACGGAGAAAAAATAGTGAGCGCCCAGTTTAAAGACGATACCCAAAACACCTATCGCGCTTCGGATAGTATCACGCTTGATACAAAACCGCCGGTTACTAAGCACATTTTTCCCTCTCCTAACGCGACAAAAGTGCTACCGGGCTCAAGCATAGGCGTTGTTTTTTATGAGGCAATGGATTCCTCTAGCTTTAAAAATGACGGCACAAAACAGGGGTCAACTTTCTATATCATGCAGAGTTCAAGATGGATTGCGGCAGACCTATCTTATGATGCAAAATCAAAGACCGCAAAGCTCGTTCCAAGAGAGAGGCTAGATGAAGGAACTAACTATAGAGTCTATCTAACTAAAGGAATCAAAGACATAGCTGGAAACTCCTTGGCTGCCAGCTATTCGTGGGAATTTACGACATCTGGCTCATATAAGGCGACATTTAAAGGTTCGGTTGGCAAATCAGGAGGAACGCTCGGTGGTGGCAACCTTTCAGTCTCTATAGAGATACCTGAGGGAGCGCTATCCCAAGACACCGAGATAACTATCGATGAGCTAAGAGAGGACCAAGAGGTACCGAGCACAAACGGGCTGATAAGATATAGTCCGGTTTATAAGTTTATCCCAAAAGATTTGACTTTTAGCGTTCCCGTAATGCTTACCATGAAATATCGCCGGGATGAGATGCCAGACCCAACCACCCTGCGCCTCGTATTTTATAACGAGCAGGAGAAAAAGTGGAAGCCCATTGGCAACGCACGTATCGATCTAGTTAATAATCAGATAATGGCTCCGGTAACTAATCTCACAATGGTCACCATTATTGCGGCCAACGACCTTGTCGCCCCGACAACAGCAATCCTTACCCCAACCGGTGCCAGCGATATTTCAGGATCATCATGCACGATCTATGGTTTCTCAAACGATAACGCAGGAGTAGTAAGCGTGGAGGTTTCAATCGTCGACAAATCTAACAACACCTACTGGAACGGTGGAGAATGGCAGAGTGAGGAGACCTGGGTCAAAGCAGATATAACCAAGGGCAAAGGCAGTAAAGAAGCAACTTGGTCTTACCACTGGGTTTTTGCTCAGAAGAAGCGCGGCAACTACGAGATAAGAGCACAGGCCACAGATAACGGTGGCAACGTCGAAGCAAGCCCAGTGGTTATTCCGGTCAGGGTCGTTGATTAA
- the ccsB gene encoding c-type cytochrome biogenesis protein CcsB → MTGIETVFFWITVILLAIASSLFAGGISFRRTRPIGVAYWLTVAAAAALTIAIISRTLAVGHLPLTSKYEGSLTTPWLMILIYVWLQFKIKNLRPFGVAIAPIALIILGAGVMSGPKIGPLTPQLRSIWLYAHATFSQLTVVSMLVAFGLAVLYLFKERGLRAGYGAGTSGLNKLPAPEVLDDLSFRFIIFGYITSTIMIITGSIWANHLWGSYWNWDPIETWSLISWLIYGIYLHTRFSYGWKGRRASWFAIIATISIIINFWGVAYLTQTFHILSRLS, encoded by the coding sequence ATGACTGGAATTGAAACAGTGTTTTTCTGGATAACAGTTATTTTACTTGCCATAGCATCGAGCTTATTTGCAGGCGGCATATCCTTTAGGAGGACTCGCCCGATCGGGGTGGCCTACTGGCTAACCGTAGCGGCCGCAGCAGCCCTCACTATCGCAATTATTTCGCGAACGTTAGCGGTCGGGCATCTTCCGTTAACCAGTAAGTATGAGGGTTCGCTAACCACCCCCTGGCTAATGATATTGATTTACGTATGGCTGCAGTTTAAGATTAAAAACCTGCGTCCGTTCGGTGTCGCAATTGCCCCAATCGCCCTTATAATTCTTGGCGCCGGCGTCATGTCTGGCCCCAAGATCGGCCCGCTGACTCCACAGCTTAGAAGCATCTGGTTGTATGCACATGCAACTTTTTCGCAACTTACCGTAGTATCGATGCTTGTAGCTTTTGGTCTGGCAGTTCTCTACCTTTTTAAAGAAAGAGGGCTTCGTGCGGGATACGGTGCGGGCACTTCCGGATTAAACAAGCTTCCAGCACCCGAGGTTCTGGACGACTTGAGTTTTCGCTTTATCATTTTTGGCTATATAACGTCAACTATAATGATAATTACCGGCTCTATCTGGGCCAATCATCTATGGGGAAGCTATTGGAACTGGGACCCAATAGAAACCTGGTCGCTCATTAGCTGGCTTATTTATGGGATCTACCTGCATACCAGGTTTTCTTATGGATGGAAGGGACGCCGTGCCTCCTGGTTTGCTATAATAGCTACTATAAGTATTATCATTAATTTTTGGGGCGTCGCCTACTTAACACAAACATTTCATATCCTAAGCAGGCTCAGTTAG